The segment TACGATAATAACCCCACGAGCCAAAAGACCTTTCAATGGACCATCTGTCATCAACATGCCATAACCGTCTTCAAAACAAGAACAACGGAAAGCCGACAAGGTAATTACATGATCAATACCTTCTGTCGTACAGAAACGTCCGTGAGCAAAAGGTAAGTCTTTTGAAACAGCCAATACCACTGTATTGGGAAGAGAAGCGGCCTCTTTATTAAACCGTCTTACCGAATTGGCACACACCGGTGTGTCCAAACTGGGAAATACGTTTAATACGACACGTTTGCCTTTCAAGTCACTTAACGACAATTCCGACAAATCGATTTTCACTCCTCTGAAGTTGGGAGCCATTGCTCCTATTTCCGGTAAAACACCGTTCGTATGAACGGGCATTCCTTTAAATGTTATTTCTGCCATGATTTTGTTTTTAATATTATATCAACAATACCAAAGCGTTACAAATATAATACGCTTTTCATTTACAAAACAAGCATTTCTTTAAAAAGTTCCTCCCTTTAACTTCTTTTAAGCAGATTATCATCTATAAGAAAAATAGATTCTGCCTTTGTTGTTCCTGCAAAACATTCATTAATTTTGGCAGTGCAAAAATAATAAACGAATCTTCAGATAATATTTAAACTACAAAAGATATGGATTGGATCATACTTGTTTTATTAGTCCTGAATCTGATTTTCCTGTTTCTTATCTGGAAACGGTTGTCGGAGAAGGAATCAGTAAATCAAACGGATCTGCTGCGCCACGATATGCAGCAGGCTTTCGACCGGATTGAAAAGAATTTTCGGGAAGATTTCAAACTGAACCGCGAGGAAAGTCGTATGGTAGC is part of the Parabacteroides sp. AD58 genome and harbors:
- the tpx gene encoding thiol peroxidase, with translation MAEITFKGMPVHTNGVLPEIGAMAPNFRGVKIDLSELSLSDLKGKRVVLNVFPSLDTPVCANSVRRFNKEAASLPNTVVLAVSKDLPFAHGRFCTTEGIDHVITLSAFRCSCFEDGYGMLMTDGPLKGLLARGVIIVDETGKVIYEELVSEVVNEPNYEAALAVLK